The following proteins come from a genomic window of Salvia hispanica cultivar TCC Black 2014 chromosome 4, UniMelb_Shisp_WGS_1.0, whole genome shotgun sequence:
- the LOC125218897 gene encoding UPF0481 protein At3g47200-like produces the protein MDPDIITEAPDGINETPNEVTGAQPECTIYRVHRPLRNVNPKAYEPEVIAIGPYHRHDNNNEHLKMMEDHKLRYLKQLLAEKNPPDDVGRYVAALVGVEEKARRCYADQPKTLSTAQFIQMLVLDGCFIVQLVRKFDRVKSNFNRVNSWDRNDPIFQRDWMINSLQRDLMLFENQLPFFILCKLYDLIEAPNQHSRFLFLLHQFFSTLYPGKGCNPKSPVMPADLDKVKHLLDFIHSSWFPPLQRPGKGRVRFIIDSVTRLEEANVKFRIRSEGKTLFDVGFKEGVMTIPPLTIEDRTESFLRNLITYEQYFQHTVVTDYVHEQYFQHTVVTDYVHFLDCIIDSSMDVEKLSQKGIINNWLGDAHTVAEMVNKLGDSVAGPGDSFVYGEMFEDVQKHCAKPMNEWRASLKRTYFNSPWAVISVIVGAVLLILTAVQTVFTILQVVLKG, from the exons ATGGATCCTGATATCATAACTGAAGCCCCAGATGGGATAAATGAAACACCGAACGAAGTCACCGGTGCACAGCCGGAGTGCACAATCTACAGAGTTCACAGACCCTTACGCAACGTGAACCCGAAGGCCTACGAGCCCGAGGTGATCGCCATCGGCCCTTATCATCGCCACGATAATAATAATGAGCATCTAAAGATGATGGAAGACCACAAGCTGCGTTACCTGAAGCAGCTGCTTGCCGAAAAGAATCCACCCGATGATGTCGGAAGGTATGTAGCTGCTCTAGTAGGAGTGGAAGAAAAAGCAAGAAGATGCTATGCAGATCAACCTAAAACTCTAAGCACAGCCCAGTTCATACAAATGCTTGTTCTAGATGGCTGCTTCATCGTCCAGCTAGTTCGAAAGTTCGATAGAGTGAAGAGCAATTTCAATAGAGTGAATTCGTGGGATAGGAATGATCCTATCTTTCAAAGGGACTGGATGATCAACAGCCTGCAGCGTGATCTCATGCTCTTCGAGAACCAGCTGCCCTTCTTCATCTTGTGCAAGCTCTACGACCTCATCGAGGCACCTAACCAGCATTCTAGGTTCTTGTTCCTTCTCCACCAATTCTTCTCCACTCTGTACCCTGGAAAAGGTTGCAACCCAAAGTCGCCCGTTATGCCTGCAGATCTTGACAAG GTAAAACATCTGCTCGACTTCATCCATAGCAGTTGGTTTCCTCCTCTCCAACGCCCGGGCAAAGGAAGGGTGAGGTTCATCATCGATAGCGTGACGAGGCTTGAAGAGGCTAATGTCAAGTTTAGGATCAGATCAGAAGGAAAGACGCTGTTCGACGTGGGGTTCAAAGAAGGGGTGATGACCATACCGCCATTGACCATTGAGGACAGGACGGAGTCGTTCCTCCGGAACCTCATCACGTACGAGCAGTACTTTCAGCACACTGTCGTGACAGATTATGTCCACGAGCAGTACTTTCAGCACACTGTCGTGACAGATTATGTCCACTTCCTAGACTGCATCATTGATTCCTCCATGGATGTGGAAAAACTATCTCAAAAAGGGATCATCAACAACTGGTTAGGGGATGCACATACTGTGGCGGAGATGGTGAACAAACTGGGCGACTCGGTGGCTGGACCCGGGGATAGCTTCGTCTATGGGGAGATGTTTGAGGATGTGCAAAAGCACTGCGCAAAACCCATGAATGAGTGGAGAGCCAGTTTGAAGCGTACATATTTTAATAGCCCTTGGGCCGTTATTTCTGTTATTGTTGGTGCAGTGCTGCTTATTCTTACAGCCGTACAAACGGTTTTTACCATATTACAGGTTGTTCTAAAGGGTTGA